The DNA segment agtatgtgataatactttggtacgaggtgcattatttaaaaaaaaaaaaacaacaaaaaaaccttaaactgtactatggaaagcaggaagtgaacaaatgtaacagttactgattataaaagtaccagatggaggggtaggatttaataagctttgcttcttcctactccttttggacatgtggaactgggaactgattatgatgcactcaattgtaatctgatgcatgttcaaatgaaataaaaccattaccattaccataataaggtttccaaaatacaaaaaaaaagacaccatgATGTagtgaacaaacaaaacacggCATTGCTATTAATATTTTGCATCAGATGTTGTTTACatggtttttaaatgcagtATACTGCTTAGCTAGCTTGTCAACACTAacatattgaagaaaaatagcGTGAAACCTTACTTACCTCTTGGGGGTACGGGATGTAACCAGCATAGGCCaagacaaatgtgcaaaactGGTTAAAGTCCTCCACTGTCCTCTTTCTCTTCCTGTAAGGCGGACTGAAACCCTGCAAGAGAAGTCATGGCATAAAGTCAGCTGTCCACAATCTCATAAACTTCTCGACAGTTGCAAAACTCCACAGATCCCCACTCATAACAACGGGCAGACAATGACAGCAACGCCTTTCGGTCGAAAATAAACGCGAAAGAACATTTTTCATGCTACCAACCCCCACCGATAAAGCTAACTGACAGATACAACAAACAGTACCCCACGACACGGAGCTAGCCGTGGagttaaacaaaaacaactttacGTGATTTCGCCCGGCACGTCATCGCCAAACTATAACATTGACTTTCCGTCACTTGCTAGGGTGTATTTTTTACTACCAGGTTGTATTTTTACTTCCAGATAAAGCTAGTTAgcgcatgttagccattagggTGATGGAATGTTTCGTTATGCTAGCTTGAACAACAACACATCCTTACCGGTGCTGTCTTGAGTAAAGCTAGGagtccacgcacacacacacacgcacaaaaaaagcaacatcaTGAGTTTAAAGTCGGCGAAACATTTGCGTAAGCCACATTTTTGTAACGTTCTGTCAACATTAGCGCATGGCAGCTAGCGGTGTGATAAGCAGCCCGAGCAAGAGGAACACTtgctagcattgttagcattatgCAAAAAGCACTCGACATCCAACAGTTGTTACTTCCCGCAATTACGGACTCTTTTGCTTACCTCCGACTGAAAAGTGTGAGACGTCGACGGCTTGATGTCACCCATCTTCACGGGGTGTCGATGCTATCCTGACAGCCGAAGCGGGTGATGTCGTACGGACTCAATTCCAACCCTTCAAGACTGATGTGTTACCTCTCTTTCGAGTGAACGTTACCTCAAACTCGAAGCGTAGGTGTATGATGGCTTTGCCGCCGCCGTATTTGACTGGCACCGCGGTCTGTGCGAATAGACGAGCGGTTACGCGTTCCGGAGCTTAACCACGGTGGAAATAATGGCCATCAAGCTATCCTGTAATGTCTTCTCCTTATCCAGTTAGTTGTTGAGAGAAGCTGTTCATTCGCCTGTCACCATCAGCCTGCCCACCGCTCTTCTTCTTCGGTGAGATCAAATCTGCAGTGGATGCTAAACAAGGTAACTCGCGGCCGCCCCCTACCGTATAGGCTATGTAGTGTtttgtgtagtgtagtgttttTGACGTTACAGCACTCGGGTCTTAATCCGACAAGGGTCGTAAAAAACAACgctttgttattattagcaaTTTTTTATCAACATTACAGCGTTTTCTCTTCACTGTGtaccttttttttgttatatttttcgaGAAACAATTCAAACCGGAAACgcagccacttcctgttccgGTTTGTCTGACGTTTGGTGTTTTCGTTGATTTGTTTGCCGTCAGCGAACCGGGCAAAAAAGAGAATAGTCGTAGTTTTAAGTGTTAAATTGTTCCGAAATGTCGACCGTTAGCCTGCTGCACAAGTTCCAGTCCCGTTTAACGGAACGGTTTACTTATGCCGCCATGGAGATATTTAAAGAAGTGGAGCATATCGTCAGAGGATACCAAGAGGAGAACGAGCGTTTGCGGTTTTTATTGTACAATAGGAGAAACCCGCGTATGAATTCACACAATATTGGTTTGTAACTTATGTTTCTATTACGCATGTAAAATATTCTGTTATGAATCTCTCACATGTCAACAAATCAGatgtcatatttttgttataACCACTGTAAAATATAAGCATTTCTCTTCTTTCCCCTCAATAGATCACAATAGATCCACTAGATCAGCTACAGCTGTCAGAGAGCAACAACCTGAACTAAACACACCCGTGGAATTACCAGAATTACCAGAGCCACTGACTCAACTACCTAAAATGGACCAGAGAGATAAATTTACCAATATATCCGAAGATGAGCAAACAGAAGAATCCAAGCCACAGGTGAATATACTTAAAGAGGAGCAAACGGAAATATCCGTCTCGCCAGCGATGGTTTCAAAGTCAGCACCCAACATATCCATTGAGCGGCAACTTGAATATGATGGGTGCCAGGTACCAGAACGAGAAAgcgaacaaacaaacaactgcATCACAGCAGAGCGTTTTAAAAGCGATGCCCAAGAAGAACACGCTGAAAGGCGTGACATCACGACCTCGCTGCGGGATATGGCTGTTGGAAACTTCCACAGAAAAACGGAACGCTTTCGGTCGAATAGTAGCGAGGGAATACTGGAACTTCAAAAGAACTCATACAAAAAGGTAAAATCTTTTTCATgcttttttcacatttgcatAATTACTTTGAAATGTTTTCTCCAGAGGGCATGAATACTCATTTTCCACTGGACAATTCTGTCTCCACTTGACTGTATTCAGTTCTACCCGCTTCATGCGATGATAATGTATCTGCTCAAGCACATCACCCATACAGACGACCAGGTACGAGAAATATGGTGCCTTGCATTAGTACATTTATTGGACCCTCAGCTGTTTTTTATCTCAATAATTTACATTTGAACCCACATTTTTCGGAAATATATGCTTATAACCTGgtgtgaccttttttttaacaagctcTCTTTGACGCAATAGTAATTTAATGACGGTCCCTAGTGGTTAGAGCAGCCCCCCCCCTCGCACAATGACACAGCAATCCCGGCCCAGTGAAAGGTAACTACAGCTCTATCTATGGAGCTGAATATTCAAGGTAAAACGAACTTCACCGCAGATATGTCCTCATGTCGGTGTTGCGTTTTCTTTTTCTTGCGAGTGACAGGAGTCGTGTAGCAACCAGCTTTGAGGCGCGCTTATCGAGGGAGTGTTATACCGCAACCGCATCGGCCCGATCTTGTGGCGTAAGCTGTTATTATGCGATCTTCAGAAtacaaatgaatgttaaaagCGGAATCATGCAGAAATTGACATCATGTGAATGAAGTGTTGTCTTTGCAAGGAGAAGGAATGTCTGTGAGGGAAATATTTCCCCAGCGGATCGCTTAATAATCCTGGCAGAATCTCATCACAAACACTAACTAACTAATCAAACTAAACATGTTGATATACCGGCCTGAAACATCGGTGAAACGATGACAAAACGGCGAAAATACTCTCTTATGGAGTGCgaatggaagctagctgggttagcaTGTTTatattacgcgctaacgatggatctgcgtgatcgatcgatagcgctgcgcccgagatggatctaTCGttagcgcagaaatcgatcgatttctgcgctcacgatggatataactgccttgcgctggagaccgataatgacaatcgttgatcgttgatctgctaattgcatacaatgacagggttagggttagggttcacactccccccgccgagaacggtaacaaagtgaactgcttgacaattaaccaaagaaaaattaattaattaattaattaattattaaatttgcatgcatcgacttcttgttgattcttgtaagCAACAACGCTCAGCGCCGCCATCTGTcggcatctaaacaaactacacacatccatcccgggcgcagtaatataccatcgatcatgagcgcagaaatcgatcgatttgtgcgctaacgatggatccatctcgggcgcagcgctatcgatcgatcgcgcagatccatcatTAGCGCGTAGCATTTACACCGTTGTTGCCTGTAATGTTTGTTAATGCAAACGAGCGCTTTACGACGCAGACGACGGCCTAAATATCTTACATTACGATTGGTATTGCATgagtgactacatcttccttaaccaCAAACACGGGCATTACAATTTGTTGAGGATTTTGACATTCCATTAGAAGAGTTTGCCAAGCTACATTTGCTTTTCAAATACTGGGCAAAATTGGCCAATGAggtattgcatcaataaatgtaagaaatgttgcatttaattaactaacattatatttaCTAACCCAGAAAACACCATCAAATAAGTGTAAAAGGTaaaatttggaataaaaggggtGTTGACTTCCAAAACTCAGCCCAGTACGCATCTCGATGATTAACTGTCAAACTCTATTTGTGCTTTCTTTGTCTTTTCCTGTGTGTGATAAATATCCCAAATGTCACCACAGAGGAGTACCAAGGATGACCGGCCCAAAAGGAAAAATGTGATGACGACCATAGCACTGAAAAAGGAACTCATCGCCAAGTGGGAGTGCGGCACCCGAGTCTCGGACCTGGCTATTCAATACAATATGGCGAAGTCAACCATATCCACCATCCTGAAGAGAAAAGAAGCCATCAAAGCTGCCGATGTGGCAAAAGGGGTAAAAACACTTAGCAGCAGAAGAAGCGATAAAGTGGAAGAAGTGGAAAAGGTTCTGCTGGAGTGGATCACCCATAAACAGTTGAGGGGCGACACAGTGTCGGAGACCCTCATATGCGACAAGGCAAGGGAGCTCCACAATGCCCTGACCCGGGACAGCCCCGGGGGCAGTGCCGACGAGTTCAAGGCCAGTAAAGGCTGGTTTTGCAAATTCAAAAAGAGAAGCGGGATCCACGGTGTGCTGAGGCCTGGGGAGGCTGCCAGGGCGGAAAAGGAAAGCAACAACAAATTTGAGGATGAATTTGAAGACTTTGTTGACAACCAGGACTTCCTCTCCTAACAAGTTATGTGAAGAAACTAGAAGATCGAGAAGACCAACCGAGGACGTAAGGCTATGCAAATAAGGCTGTtgggtaaaataaaaatactgcgTGTgtaccattccaaaaacaccaaTGAGCGTTAGAAGAAACATATTCTTCTCAAGAA comes from the Doryrhamphus excisus isolate RoL2022-K1 chromosome 18, RoL_Dexc_1.0, whole genome shotgun sequence genome and includes:
- the LOC131105920 gene encoding uncharacterized protein LOC131105920 isoform X3, with protein sequence MDQRDKFTNISEDEQTEESKPQVNILKEEQTEISVSPAMVSKSAPNISIERQLEYDGCQVPERESEQTNNCITAERFKSDAQEEHAERRDITTSLRDMAVGNFHRKTERFRSNSSEGILELQKNSYKKFYPLHAMIMYLLKHITHTDDQRSTKDDRPKRKNVMTTIALKKELIAKWECGTRVSDLAIQYNMAKSTISTILKRKEAIKAADVAKGVKTLSSRRSDKVEEVEKVLLEWITHKQLRGDTVSETLICDKARELHNALTRDSPGGSADEFKASKGWFCKFKKRSGIHGVLRPGEAARAEKESNNKFEDEFEDFVDNQDFLS
- the LOC131105920 gene encoding uncharacterized protein LOC131105920 isoform X2, producing MSTVSLLHKFQSRLTERFTYAAMEIFKEVEHIVRGYQEENERLRFLLYNRRNPRMNSHNIDHNRSTRSATAVREQQPELNTPVELPELPEPLTQLPKMDQRDKFTNISEDEQTEESKPQVNILKEEQTEISVSPAMVSKSAPNISIERQLEYDGCQVPERESEQTNNCITAERFKSDAQEEHAERRDITTSLRDMAVGNFHRKTERFRSNSSEGILELQKNSYKKRSTKDDRPKRKNVMTTIALKKELIAKWECGTRVSDLAIQYNMAKSTISTILKRKEAIKAADVAKGVKTLSSRRSDKVEEVEKVLLEWITHKQLRGDTVSETLICDKARELHNALTRDSPGGSADEFKASKGWFCKFKKRSGIHGVLRPGEAARAEKESNNKFEDEFEDFVDNQDFLS
- the LOC131105920 gene encoding tigger transposable element-derived protein 2-like isoform X4; this translates as MSTVSLLHKFQSRLTERFTYAAMEIFKEVEHIVRGYQEENERLRFLLYNRRNPRMNSHNIDHNRSTRSATAVREQQPELNTPVELPELPEPLTQLPKMDQRDKFTNISEDEQTEESKPQRSTKDDRPKRKNVMTTIALKKELIAKWECGTRVSDLAIQYNMAKSTISTILKRKEAIKAADVAKGVKTLSSRRSDKVEEVEKVLLEWITHKQLRGDTVSETLICDKARELHNALTRDSPGGSADEFKASKGWFCKFKKRSGIHGVLRPGEAARAEKESNNKFEDEFEDFVDNQDFLS
- the LOC131105920 gene encoding uncharacterized protein LOC131105920 isoform X1 — encoded protein: MSTVSLLHKFQSRLTERFTYAAMEIFKEVEHIVRGYQEENERLRFLLYNRRNPRMNSHNIDHNRSTRSATAVREQQPELNTPVELPELPEPLTQLPKMDQRDKFTNISEDEQTEESKPQVNILKEEQTEISVSPAMVSKSAPNISIERQLEYDGCQVPERESEQTNNCITAERFKSDAQEEHAERRDITTSLRDMAVGNFHRKTERFRSNSSEGILELQKNSYKKFYPLHAMIMYLLKHITHTDDQRSTKDDRPKRKNVMTTIALKKELIAKWECGTRVSDLAIQYNMAKSTISTILKRKEAIKAADVAKGVKTLSSRRSDKVEEVEKVLLEWITHKQLRGDTVSETLICDKARELHNALTRDSPGGSADEFKASKGWFCKFKKRSGIHGVLRPGEAARAEKESNNKFEDEFEDFVDNQDFLS